Proteins co-encoded in one Anolis carolinensis isolate JA03-04 unplaced genomic scaffold, rAnoCar3.1.pri scaffold_9, whole genome shotgun sequence genomic window:
- the il17c gene encoding interleukin-17C, whose amino-acid sequence MVLNVPSFFLLMQRSLLLLFVLLGWTEARRLSGGQHRHHSHCIRADDLQDGEVPTVFRSRTARWADHPAVQLVPVLESEQSGRRRHRRHHHKAGCPNLKLVNTLTADVNERSISPWKYTIKEDANRIPRQLAFAECLCNGCIDGKTGQETTELNSVLVEQNMMVLKRKPCRHPEDDAEGFVFETTSIKVPVACACALARS is encoded by the exons ATGGTCCTTAATgtcccttcttttttccttctcatgCAGCGGTCCTTGTTGCTTCTCTTCGTCCTTCTGGGCTGGACCGAAGCCCGGCGGTTGTCCGGCGGTCAGCACCGCCATCACAGCCACTGTATCCGGGCGGACGATCTCCAGGACGGAGAGGTGCCCACGGTCTTCCGGAGCCGGACCGCCCGGTGGGCTGACCATCCGGCCGTCCAGCTGGTGCCCGTCCTGGAGAGCGAGCAGAGTGGACGTCGGCGGCACCGGCGGCACCACCACAAGGCCGGATGCCCAAACCTCAAGCTGGTGAACACGCTCACCGCCGACGTCAACGAGAGGTCCATCTCGCCTTGGAAATACAC cATCAAGGAGGACGCCAACCGCATCCCGCGCCAACTGGCCTTCGCCGAGTGCCTTTGCAATGGCTGCATCGACGGCAAGACTGGGCAGGAGACCACCGAGCTCAATTCGGTGCTGGTGGAGCAGAACATGATGGTGCTGAAGCGCAAGCCCTGCCGGCACCCCGAGGACGACGCGGAAGGCTTTGTGTTCGAGACCACCTCCATCAAAGTCCCGGTGGCCTGCGCTTGTGCCCTTGCCCGCAGCTGA
- the LOC100555174 gene encoding cytochrome b-245 light chain: protein MGRIEWAMWANEQALASGLILVAGGIVAVSGQFKRWEFAAYAIAAGVFICLLEYPRGKRKKGSTMQRCGQQYFTPVVKVFGPLTRNYYVRSILHACLAVPAGFLLATILGTVCLAIASGIYLLAATRGEEWQPIESKPKERPQVGGTIKHPPTNPPPRPPPDARKKPPEDGAGGQENPIAVEVEAE, encoded by the exons TTCTAGTGGCCGGCGGCATCGTGGCCGTTTCGGGCCAGTTTAAACGTTGGGAATTTGCAGCATATGCCAT AGCAGCCGGGGTTTTTATTTGCCTGCTGGAATATCCGAGAGGGAAGCGGAAAAAGGGATCCACGATGCAGAGATG CGGCCAGCAGTATTTCACTCCCGTCGTGAAGGTGTTTGGACCCCTGACCCGGAATTACTATGTCCGGTCCATCTTACATGCATG CCTGGCCGTGCCAGCAGGATTCCTCTTGGCCACGATCCTGGGGACGGTTTGCCTTGCCATCGCGAGCGGCATCTACTTACTG gcGGCCACCCGCGGCGAAGAGTGGCAACCCATTGAGTCCAAGCCCAAGGAGCGGCCCCAAGTCGGGGGCACCATCAAGCACCCCCCAACCAACCCCCCGCCTCGGCCCCCGCCGGACGCCCGCAAGAAGCCCCCCGAGGACGGTGCCGGcggtcaagaaaaccccatcgcGGTCGAAGTGGAAGCGGAGTGA